Genomic window (Pseudomonas azadiae):
GCACCAGGATGGCGACTTTCTCTTCCAGGGACGAGGCTTGCGAACACGCCTGAACGTACTCCTGGCGATTGGTCGCTTCCATGCTGGTGATGATTTTCTCGATGCCGTCACTGCCGAAAACCCCCTCGATGGATTCGATCAGGTGCAGGGTCAGCACGCTGTGGGAATCGGGGAATTTGTTGTGCGCAGTGTCCGTCAGAGCCCACCTCAACGAAGGGCGGCCGGCCCCGGAAGTGGGCGCAGAAACGCCGAGGATCAAATCCGATGCCTGCAACTTCTGAATTTGTTGCCGGGCTGCCTCAAACGTGAGTTCGAGCAAGGAAGCCAGTTCGGTGGTTTTCAATGGGCCACGGGTCTTGAGCAAAAACAGGATGCGTTCAGCGGTGGATGGCTGGGTATCGTCGGCAGGTTTGGAGGTCATAAATCGCGTGTAACCATGGGGAGTGAGGGCATCACTGGAGTTCGTCGACCTTTGGCGCCATCCATTGCGTAAGGGGTATTGGACATGAGCATAGTCATTTTTGCTGCTCAGGAAAATAATAAATAAAAGGAATTAATAGTAAATTATAAAGAACAAATAATTATAAAAGGTTTGCCTTGCTTTTGTAGGGCTTACGACTAGGATCGTAGCTAGCTTTTTGGAAGCTGCTCGTAAACGTTCATTTGCACACGACTCCGGACCGTTAGAAAACACGCTACGTCCCAAGCACTGATCGCTTGCCGACGCCGGTGAACACAAAGACCTCCAAGGAAGAGAATCTGTATGAATGCGCAAAAGCCTACGACCATCTATGAGCACGCTGATGAAGTAACCGCTCTGTCCAGCGTGGTCGACCTGGTGAAACTCTCCGACCAGTATCGACAATCCGCCATCCTTCACTTCGCCGTAGCGCAGCACCTCTTCGATCAAACCACCCGCCCGGCTACCGCCGACGCAATCAGCCAGCAATTGGGCTGGGTGCCCAACAAGGCGAAGATCTTTCTCAATGGCCTGGTTGCCCTGGGCCTGTTGAAGAAGTTCGCCGACACCTATACCAACCTGCCCTTGGCCGAGCGTTTCCTGGTCAGCCGCAGCGCCGAGTTCATCGGCCCGATCATTGCTCACCAGCGCTTGCAGTGGCAGAACTGGCCGCGCCTCGGGGAAATCCTGAGCAGCACCGAGTCCATGGATTTCCAGCAAGAGAACCGCTTCAAGCACGACATTGCTGCGCGGGATGCCTTCAACGATGCGATGGTGCGCTTCAGTCAGCCCATGGTCGATGTGCTCAAGGAATTGCCAGTGTTCGATACGGCCAGCAAGGTCATCGACCTGGCCGGTGGCCACGGCACCTACATCGCTGAAATCGCTCGGCGCCACCCCCAGGTCCAGGGCGAAATCTGGGACCTGGCCGCTACGCGCCAGTCTGCCGAAAGCACCATCGAGAATTACCAGTTGGCGGGGCGACTGACGTTCAAGGAACGTAACCTGCTGGACCTGGCCCGTTACGAAGGTGAAAGCGCCGACGTAATCATGGTCAATGACTGCCTGCATTATTTTAACCGCGAAGAAACCAGCACGCTGATCCGCTCGGCTGCACAGTTGGTCAACGACGGCGGTTCGCTGCTGGTGCTGAGCATGACCTTGGAAGACGACGAAATTCATCCGGCGCTGTCGGCGGATTTCTCCTTGCACATGATGGTCAACACGGTGCACGGCGAACTGCATCCCACCCGATGGATTGCCGAGCAGATGGTCTCCCAGGGCTTTGAGGTGGTCCAGGAGCCTATCGGGCGCTACAGCCTGTTGGTGGGTCGCCGTAACGAGGGGAGGGTCGCCTGATGCTGCGCTTTATTACCCTTTACAGCCCCAACACGGCGACACGTCTGAACGGGTTTCTCGAACCGTTGAACACCTGCGCGAAAGCGGCCGGTTTTGAAGTGTGCGCGGCCGTGGAGGGCGCACAGTTACCGCAGGCCGATGGGTTTATCCTGCTGGTGTCAGCGGCAGACAGCCTCGACACCCTGAATACTCGGCTCGCGCAATTGGCGGATGGTTATCACAATAAGGCCGTCTGCGTCGTGCGCCTTACCGAAGGCCGCGCCGGGCAAGCTGCCGGCGATCCGCTGAGCGCGACATTGCTGCAACACGCGGCCTGTTTCATTTACCCCCATGGCCTGGCGATCACTGACGCAGGCGTGTCCGCGGACACCGTGAAAAACTGGCTGGCCGGTTTTTCCAAATTCGCCGCCGCGATCAAAATGTGGCGCTCCCTGGAAGGTGTATCCATCGAGGCTGCCGCACTGGAATCCCAGCGCCCGCAACTCACCCATATCAACATCCTCACCCGTAACCTGGAAGCCTCCCAGGCGTTCTATCGCGAAATCTTCGGCGCCCACTATTGCTACAACCTGGGGCCGCGCAAAGTGGTGATGGAGTTGAACGGATTCGACTTCTTCATCGAACACAATCCCGACTTTGTCTACCCGCCGGGCTACCACATCGGCATTCGTGCGCTGCCGGACGACGTCAAGCGCATCGCCGACAAGGTGGCCGCCGACGACAACATCACCCTGGTCAGGGGCAATGGCCCTGCGCCGGGTTATCACCGCGGCCCGGACAACGTTCGCACGGCGGTGTATTTCGAAGACCCCGATGGCTTGGTGGTTGAGGTGTATTCCACCGAAGTCGAGATGATCGAGACCAATCGAAGGTTGCTGCTCGACCGACTCTGATACCTGACTGACCCACACACGCCGAGCGGTTTCGCGCTCGGTCGTGGACGTGTTCGCTCGGAAAAAAGGTGTACCTATGACGAATCAATACGGTTGGCATTGGCCGACGCTACCGAGCCCTTTGCCAAAGAACGTGTCTGATCGGGTATTGATGGGCTACCCGCAGGCTTACGTCGAATATGAACTGACCCGGCAAATCGCCGACGCCACCGGACAGTTGATGAGCGCGCCTATCGAGCAACTGCTGCGGGTGGTCGAGTCGCTTGCCGAACCCCTGGTGCGGCGTATCGCCGCCGGTGAAGTGCTGGGTTGCAAGGGCGACCCGCGTATCGACGTGTTCAGCCCAGCCATGTGCGACGTTCCCGCTGCCCAGGTCGAGATCGGCCTGGAGCCGCAGCGCGTCGACGCGGTCATGACCGCCTACGCCGGGCTGGGCCTGGACCGAAGTTGGATCGAGAAGGAAACCCCCAACCATCGGGTCAGCCTGGCGAGCTTTCGCATCGGTCGCTACCCGGTGACCAATAGCGAATACCGCGCCTTCCTGCTGGATACCGGTTATCCGTTCTTGCCTACCGGCTGGGCCTTTGGGCGCTTTCCCCAGCACCAGGCCAACCATCCGGTGTACAGCGTCAGTGACGTCGATGCCGACGCCTATGCCCAATGGCTGAGCCGGCGCACCGGGCGCGCCTTCGCACTGCCCAGCGAG
Coding sequences:
- a CDS encoding formylglycine-generating enzyme family protein; the protein is MTNQYGWHWPTLPSPLPKNVSDRVLMGYPQAYVEYELTRQIADATGQLMSAPIEQLLRVVESLAEPLVRRIAAGEVLGCKGDPRIDVFSPAMCDVPAAQVEIGLEPQRVDAVMTAYAGLGLDRSWIEKETPNHRVSLASFRIGRYPVTNSEYRAFLLDTGYPFLPTGWAFGRFPQHQANHPVYSVSDVDADAYAQWLSRRTGRAFALPSEAQWEYAAAGPQRSQFPWGETFNVEYANTIELGLLASTPVGVFLEGASMFGALDMAGNVEEYVADDYRAYPGGPEINDDLVLDVGRHRVARGGSFTRFRDLARNQRRHGRYPRPIYVMGFRLVENNVDQNVPHA
- a CDS encoding helix-turn-helix transcriptional regulator, which translates into the protein MTSKPADDTQPSTAERILFLLKTRGPLKTTELASLLELTFEAARQQIQKLQASDLILGVSAPTSGAGRPSLRWALTDTAHNKFPDSHSVLTLHLIESIEGVFGSDGIEKIITSMEATNRQEYVQACSQASSLEEKVAILVRIRELAGYMAHMEPAGKGWLLIENHCPICAAARKCQGFCRSELQIFRAAMGEDALVERCEHLISGDRRCVYNIQPRA
- a CDS encoding class I SAM-dependent methyltransferase, producing MNAQKPTTIYEHADEVTALSSVVDLVKLSDQYRQSAILHFAVAQHLFDQTTRPATADAISQQLGWVPNKAKIFLNGLVALGLLKKFADTYTNLPLAERFLVSRSAEFIGPIIAHQRLQWQNWPRLGEILSSTESMDFQQENRFKHDIAARDAFNDAMVRFSQPMVDVLKELPVFDTASKVIDLAGGHGTYIAEIARRHPQVQGEIWDLAATRQSAESTIENYQLAGRLTFKERNLLDLARYEGESADVIMVNDCLHYFNREETSTLIRSAAQLVNDGGSLLVLSMTLEDDEIHPALSADFSLHMMVNTVHGELHPTRWIAEQMVSQGFEVVQEPIGRYSLLVGRRNEGRVA
- a CDS encoding VOC family protein, whose translation is MLRFITLYSPNTATRLNGFLEPLNTCAKAAGFEVCAAVEGAQLPQADGFILLVSAADSLDTLNTRLAQLADGYHNKAVCVVRLTEGRAGQAAGDPLSATLLQHAACFIYPHGLAITDAGVSADTVKNWLAGFSKFAAAIKMWRSLEGVSIEAAALESQRPQLTHINILTRNLEASQAFYREIFGAHYCYNLGPRKVVMELNGFDFFIEHNPDFVYPPGYHIGIRALPDDVKRIADKVAADDNITLVRGNGPAPGYHRGPDNVRTAVYFEDPDGLVVEVYSTEVEMIETNRRLLLDRL